In a genomic window of Quercus lobata isolate SW786 chromosome 4, ValleyOak3.0 Primary Assembly, whole genome shotgun sequence:
- the LOC115984467 gene encoding putative disease resistance protein RGA4 encodes MDEPILSSVAGSIIENLGSAAFEQVGSLWNVEDDLEQIRKTVSTIKAVLQDAAEEQNHNHQDRVWLEKLKEAVFDADDLLDESKYHTELALRQKETSGSFIEKVRYFLSSISVVLGRPKMSLKISKLSQELDAIAKDREKFHWKERSTVKRNVIPDRETRPWFPHNEVIGREDEKNQIINRLLEPNNEENVLVVAIVGIAGIGKTTLAQCVYNDDRVDTQFELKIWACVSNVFEVTTFAKKLIMGIDKDDSMELMREKRRKINPEEVLKMDPLRELHDKISQKKILIVWDDSWNENCKVLNNFIGLLSSCAKECKIVITTRDKFVVDITRANETYFLKGLSEDYSWSLFEKLAFRNRQDTKNPTLVDFGREIVGKCQGVPLVIKSIGNVLYSKKPNEWSKIRDKVVANVIEQGGDNFPILRLSYDNLPSYLKCCFAFCSLFPKNYEIDKMTVIQLWMAHGFVQLPNDDTQQVEGVVDEYFKDLHCNFFEEVRDRWGALKYKMHDLYHDLALLIVGANCRLDYLDGITRHVSFSSVSSFTKTLSLVKASSKVRTILFTHSKNASDAMDESTLSTLIEIFPSLRALDLHGLKIEIMKNSLGKLIHLKYLDLSFNPIKTLPDSITSLLNLQTLKLQDCRNLKQLPRDITKLVSLRHLDDRGCFKLRLPQGLRKLTGLQSLPLFNVRNNGELGELNGLNNLRGTLKIQILEQLEDANLDYEVKNLKKKQHLEKLELAWAHQEGHDEMLLDSLQPHPNLKILEVCGYTGVTFSSWLSSIKNLVKITLRRCDSCNHLPPLSELPFLESLWLDEMKDLECISDRDISEEVSTLSFFPSLKSLWIMECPNLKGWWRSASMTDHQQHQHNRSLPSFPCLSYFWICNCPNMTSMPLFPYLGEVLRLTNVSSKLFQETILPSSSSSSSSHLSKLISMYILNLPDVVSLPDGLVSNLISLERLYISNCKELNLGSDVDGMEWRHLNRLTHLYFSGLPKLNSLPVGLQHVTTLETLFIRNCENLKTLPRWIGNLISLKQFTIYNCLNLKTLPDEMRDLSSLQKLEIRRCPELQRRCEKETGQDWDKIAHIALDPDGCAVLKSLHEKCLAQVLNSSNEL; translated from the exons ATGGATGAACCAATCCTCTCTAGCGTTGCTGGGTccataattgaaaatttgggcTCTGCTGCATTTGAACAGGTTGGATCGCTCTGGAATGTTGAAGATGACCTCGAACAAATCAGGAAAACTGTTTCCACAATCAAAGCTGTACTCCAGGATGCAGCGGAGGAGCAGAACCACAATCATCAAGACAGAGTCTGGCTCGAAAAGCTCAAGGAAGCAGTTTTTGATGCAGATGACTTGTTGGATGAGTCTAAGTACCACACTGAATTGGCTTTGAGGCAAAAAGAGACGAGTGGGAGTTTTATAGAAAAGGTACGCTATTTCTTAAGTTCAATCTCAGTTGTTTTAGGACGTCCTAAGATGAGTCTTAAAATAAGTAAACTGAGTCAGGAACTAGATGCAATAGCCAAAGATAGGGAAAAGTTTCACTGGAAAGAACGCAGTACTGTAAAGCGTAATGTGATTCCGGATAGGGAGACTCGCCCATGGTTTCCTCATAATGAAGTTATTGGGAGAGAAgatgagaaaaatcaaatcataaatcgCTTATTAGAGCCTAACAATGAAGAGAATGTTTTAGTTGTTGCTATTGTGGGGATTGCGGGTATAGGCAAGACCACACTTGCTCAATGTGTTTATAATGATGATAGAGTCGATACACAATTTGAGCTAAAAATATGGGCGTGTGTCTCAAATGTCTTTGAGGTGACAACATTTGCTAAAAAGCTAATAATGGGTATTGATAAAGATGATAGCATGGAACTAATGCGAGAGAAACGTCGTAAGATTAATCCTGAAGAAGTCCTCAAAATGGATCCATTGAGGGAACTTCAtgacaaaatttctcaaaagaaaattttaattgtgtGGGATGATTCATGGAATGAAAATTGTAAAGTTTTGAATAACTTTATAGGACTTTTAAGTAGTTGTGCAAAGGAATGTAAGATTGTAATAACTACGCGTGACAAATTTGTTGTAGATATTACACGTGCTAATGAAACATATTTTCTTAAAGGTCTCTCTGAAGACTATTCTTGGTCTTTATTTGAGAAATTAGCATTTAGAAATAGGCAAGACACTAAAAACCCTACACTAGTAGATTTTGGAAGGGAGATTGTAGGCAAATGTCAAGGAGTGCCCCTAGTCATAAAGTCCATAGGAAATGTATTGTACTCTAAGAAACCAAACGAGTGGTCAAAGATCAGGGATAAGGTAGTAGCAAATGTAATTGAACAAGGGGGTGATAATTTTCCGATTCTAAGGTTGAGTTATGATAATCTTCCATCatatttaaaatgttgttttgccttttgttctttgtttccTAAAAATTATGAGATTGATAAGATGACAGTGATTCAACTCTGGATGGCACATGGATTTGTCCAATTACCAAATGATGATACTCAGCAAGTAGAAGGTGTTGTAGATGAATACTTCAAGGATCTACACTGCAATTTTTTTGAGGAAGTAAGGGATAGATGGGGAGCTTTAAAATATAAGATGCACGATTTATATCATGATCTTGCACTATTAATTGTAGGGGCAAACTGTAGACTTGACTATTTGGATGGAATAACTCGACATGTATCATTTTCTAGTGTTTCATCTTTTACTAAAACTTTAAGTTTGGTTAAAGCAAGCAGCAAGGTACGTACTATTCTGTTCACACATAGTAAGAATGCATCTGACGCCATGGATGAGTCAACACTGAGTACACTGATTGAGATTTTCCCAAGTTTGCGTGCATTAGATTTACATggattgaaaattgaaataatgaaaaattcCCTAGGGAAGTTAATACATTTGAAGTACTTAGATCTTTCTTTTAATCCTATTAAAACTCTTCCTGATTCAATTACTTCACTGTTGAATTTGCAAACACTAAAACTTCAAGATTGTCGTAATCTTAAACAATTGCCTAGGGACATCACAAAATTGGTTAGCCTCAGGCACCTTGATGATAGGGGTTGTTTTAAATTGAGATTGCCTCAAGGATTACGGAAACTGACTGGTCTTCAGTCATTACCGTTATTCAATGTGAGGAATAATGGTGAACTAGGCGAATTGAATGGGCTAAACAACCTCAGAGGAACACTTAAGATCCaaattttagaacaattggAAGATGCTAACTTAGATTATGAGgtcaaaaatttaaagaaaaagcaACATCTTGAGAAACTGGAATTAGCATGGGCTCACCAAGAAGGACATGATGAGATGTTATTAGATAGCCTCCAACCACAtccaaatctcaaaattttggaagTGTGTGGTTACACTGGTGTGACATTTTCAAGTTGGCTTTCTTCCATCAAAAATCTTGTTAAAATCACTTTAAGGAGATGTGACAGTTGCAATCACCTGCCACCATTGTCTGAACTCCCATTTCTAGAAAGCTTATGGCTTGATGAAATGAAAGATTTGGAATGCATATCAGATCGTGATATAAGTGAGGAAGTTTCTACTTTATCCTTCTTCCCATCGTTAAAATCTCTTTGGATTATGGAATGCCCTAACTTAAAGGGATGGTGGAGGAGCGCATCAATGACAGATCATCAACAACATCAGCATAACCGGTCACTGCCTTCATTTCCTtgtctttcttatttttggATTTGTAATTGTCCTAATATGACTTCCATGCCCTTGTTTCCTTATCTCGGAGAAGTCCTACGACTAACTAACGTTAGCTCAAAGCTTTTTCAAGAGACAATACTTccctcttcctcctcttcttcgtCTTCTCATCTCTCCAAATtaatatctatgtatatattaaatCTGCCAGATGTTGTGTCTCTGCCAGATGGGTTGGTATCAAATCTAATTTCTCTCGAGCGTTTATACATTTCCAATTGCAAGGAGTTAAATCTAGGAAGTGACGTGGACGGAATGGAATGGCGACATCTCAATCGCCTCACTCATCTGTACTTCTCCGGCCTTCCAAAACTGAATTCCTTACCTGTAGGTCTTCAACACGTTACAACCCTGGAAACGCTCTTTATTAGAAATTGTGAGAATCTGAAAACATTGCCTCGGTGGATTGGGAATCTTATCTCACTTAAACAGTTTACAATTTACAACTGTCTCAATCTGAAAACATTGCCTGACGAGATGCGCGATCTCTCGTCTTTACAAAAACTGGAGATTCGGCGTTGTCCTGAGTTACAGAGAAGATGCGAAAAGGAAACCGGTCAGGATTGGGACAAGATCGCACATATCGCTTTAG ATCCTGATGGATGTGCTGTTTTGAAGTCTTTACATGAAAAATGCCTTGCTCAAGTCCTTAATTCTTCCAATGAACTTTGA